In Microbacterium pumilum, the following proteins share a genomic window:
- a CDS encoding GlsB/YeaQ/YmgE family stress response membrane protein, which yields MLGLIISIIVIGLIAGFIARAVIPGKQSMSILMTIVLGIVGSFVGGFLGFLIFQHDPMDGFFQPAGIIGSIIGAVIVLLVYVMVARRRTGTRRS from the coding sequence ATGCTCGGTCTCATCATCAGCATCATCGTCATCGGCCTCATCGCCGGCTTCATCGCCCGGGCCGTGATCCCCGGCAAGCAGAGCATGAGCATCCTCATGACGATCGTCCTCGGCATCGTCGGCTCGTTCGTCGGCGGCTTCCTCGGATTCCTCATCTTCCAGCACGACCCGATGGACGGGTTCTTCCAGCCCGCCGGCATCATCGGCTCCATCATCGGAGCGGTCATCGTGCTCCTCGTCTACGTCATGGTCGCCCGTCGCCGCACCGGCACCCGCCGATCCTGA
- a CDS encoding sugar ABC transporter permease: protein MTTMTEAVRASSTGGTVKKRASRIRSGEKRPAAAFYWMVWPAVIAFAFFHTLPVLIGIFFSFTNYPGYGDWNFIGLSNYVNLFKDDRVLAAYGFSFLYAIVATILTNVISLAIALGLNAKIKASNFWRGVYFVPYVLAILVIGYVFQFFFSNSLPKILSGIPLFADNILTNETWAWTAIVGLGVWQACAFSIIIYLSGLQTIPGELYEAASIDGATPWRQFTSITFPLIGAFLTINIVLSLKGFLQVFDQVVALTNGGPGTATESVTLLIFRGGFSGGEFAYQSANAVVFFIVITIVSLLQFRVLQRREADF from the coding sequence ATGACGACCATGACGGAGGCCGTGCGCGCCTCTTCGACAGGTGGCACCGTGAAGAAGCGTGCCAGCCGCATCCGGTCCGGTGAGAAGCGGCCCGCGGCGGCGTTCTACTGGATGGTGTGGCCGGCGGTGATCGCGTTCGCCTTCTTCCACACCCTGCCGGTGCTGATCGGCATCTTCTTCAGCTTCACGAACTACCCCGGCTATGGCGACTGGAACTTCATCGGTCTGTCCAACTACGTGAACCTGTTCAAGGACGACCGTGTTCTGGCGGCATACGGATTCTCGTTCCTCTACGCGATCGTCGCGACGATCCTGACGAACGTGATCTCGCTCGCGATCGCGCTGGGGTTGAACGCCAAGATCAAGGCGAGCAACTTCTGGCGGGGCGTGTATTTCGTCCCGTACGTGCTCGCCATCCTGGTGATCGGCTACGTGTTCCAGTTCTTCTTCTCGAACTCGCTGCCCAAGATCCTCTCCGGCATCCCACTGTTCGCCGACAACATCCTGACGAACGAGACCTGGGCGTGGACGGCCATCGTGGGCTTGGGTGTCTGGCAGGCGTGCGCGTTCTCGATCATCATCTATCTCTCGGGGCTGCAGACCATCCCCGGGGAGCTCTACGAAGCCGCTTCCATCGATGGCGCAACCCCGTGGCGGCAGTTCACGTCGATCACGTTTCCGCTCATCGGCGCGTTCCTCACGATCAACATCGTCCTGAGCCTCAAGGGGTTCCTGCAGGTGTTCGACCAGGTGGTCGCCCTCACGAACGGCGGCCCGGGGACGGCCACCGAATCCGTGACGCTGCTCATCTTCCGCGGCGGGTTCAGCGGCGGCGAGTTCGCCTACCAGTCAGCGAACGCGGTGGTGTTCTTCATCGTCATCACCATCGTCTCGCTCCTGCAATTCCGTGTCCTTCAGCGCAGAGAGGCCGATTTCTGA
- a CDS encoding ROK family transcriptional regulator, which translates to MLTESESALAREVLIHGPISRSALTARLGLSPASLTRLAKPFLDRGLFVERGEVADGSVGRPTRPLDISPDVGMFVGIKLTGDRVYAALTDVRARLVGRAERAFGDRDPATVVAAIVDALADLGTARPNGIGVSIGGVVRDGSVEFAPFLGWTDVDLATLLEARVGAPVSVENDLVALAEAERWFGLGRGIPGFSVITIGEGIGYALVVHGEVVRSREAGVGLGGHIPLAATGPLCSEGHRGCAQAMLTSGSIAAQVSGALQRRVDYAGALELAQAGDPAARAVMDAAADALGRFIALAANLTLQPAVVLAGDGIALFQLKEARVRAAIAADRDPRSDPIDIYVDDSSFLAWARGAAAVAIQSAVVALTFD; encoded by the coding sequence ATGCTGACCGAGAGTGAATCCGCGCTGGCGCGCGAGGTGCTGATCCACGGCCCCATCTCGCGGAGCGCGCTCACAGCCAGGCTCGGCTTGTCGCCGGCCAGCCTGACGAGACTTGCGAAGCCGTTCCTGGACCGAGGCCTGTTCGTCGAACGCGGCGAGGTGGCCGACGGGTCGGTCGGGCGCCCGACCCGACCGCTCGACATCTCTCCCGACGTCGGCATGTTCGTCGGGATCAAGCTGACCGGCGATCGCGTCTACGCGGCACTGACCGATGTGCGCGCCCGACTCGTCGGGCGCGCGGAACGGGCTTTCGGCGACCGCGATCCCGCGACCGTGGTCGCCGCGATCGTCGATGCGCTCGCCGACCTCGGCACCGCGCGCCCCAATGGGATCGGTGTGAGCATCGGCGGGGTGGTGCGCGACGGATCCGTGGAATTCGCGCCATTCCTCGGATGGACCGACGTCGACCTGGCCACGCTGCTCGAAGCGCGGGTCGGCGCTCCGGTCTCGGTGGAGAATGACCTCGTCGCGCTCGCGGAAGCGGAGCGCTGGTTCGGACTGGGACGCGGCATCCCGGGATTCTCGGTGATCACCATCGGCGAGGGGATCGGCTACGCGCTCGTGGTGCACGGTGAGGTGGTCCGGTCGCGAGAGGCCGGCGTGGGACTCGGCGGTCATATTCCTCTCGCCGCGACCGGTCCGCTCTGCTCAGAAGGGCATCGCGGCTGCGCACAGGCGATGCTGACGTCCGGATCGATCGCCGCGCAGGTCTCGGGCGCGCTGCAGCGACGCGTGGACTATGCCGGGGCGCTGGAGCTCGCACAGGCGGGCGACCCCGCCGCGCGAGCCGTGATGGATGCCGCGGCCGATGCACTCGGGCGATTCATCGCACTCGCCGCCAACCTCACGCTGCAGCCGGCTGTGGTCCTCGCCGGAGATGGGATCGCGCTCTTCCAACTGAAAGAGGCGCGCGTCCGTGCCGCGATCGCCGCAGACCGCGACCCGCGCTCCGATCCCATCGACATCTACGTCGACGACTCGAGCTTCCTGGCGTGGGCGCGTGGCGCGGCCGCCGTCGCGATCCAGTCTGCGGTGGTCGCGCTCACGTTCGACTGA
- a CDS encoding dodecin: protein MTDHVYRVTEIVGTSPDGVDAAIRSGLARAGKTLRNIDWFEVVSVRGHLEDSQIHHFQVTLKVGFRLDDE from the coding sequence ATGACCGACCACGTTTACCGTGTCACCGAGATCGTGGGCACGTCCCCGGATGGCGTCGATGCGGCGATTCGATCGGGGCTGGCGAGGGCGGGCAAGACGCTGCGCAACATCGACTGGTTCGAGGTCGTCTCGGTGCGCGGGCACCTGGAGGACAGCCAGATCCATCATTTCCAGGTCACCCTCAAGGTGGGATTCCGCCTCGACGACGAGTAG
- a CDS encoding chloride channel protein gives MTSQPDPGALLRSNGYVALLVIAALIGAPIAAVAYFFLALVSVLQKWIFTTLPEALWSGSAPVWWPLLPLFVAGILVSLTIKYLPGTGGHSPAEGFAMEGAPTGAQLPGVALAALATLCLGVVLGPEAPLIALGAGLGALTVRLVKRDAPPRTQTMMAAAGSFAAISTLLGSPLTGAFLLMEASGLGGATLGLVLVPGLLAAGIGSLVFIGLNAWTGLGTFSLSLAGLPAAESPTGVQFLWAIVIGLLAVPVGAGIRWLGVTLRPIVEKRMLLLTPVAGLAIAALAIVYALITGESPSDILFSGQDALGPFITDVPNYTIGALVLLIVCKGIAYGISLSSFRGGPTFPALFIGAVGGAALSHLPGLPMIAGVAMGIGAMCVVMLKLPLTSVLLATLILASDGLMLMPLVIVAVVVAHVASARFTPAREKLELAPIPEQGKGASSTRLT, from the coding sequence ATGACTTCGCAGCCCGATCCCGGCGCACTCCTCCGATCCAACGGCTACGTCGCCCTGCTCGTCATCGCCGCGCTCATCGGCGCGCCGATCGCCGCTGTCGCCTACTTCTTCCTCGCACTGGTGTCTGTGCTGCAGAAGTGGATCTTCACGACGCTGCCCGAGGCGCTGTGGTCGGGCAGCGCTCCGGTCTGGTGGCCGCTTCTCCCCCTGTTCGTCGCCGGCATCCTCGTCTCACTCACGATCAAGTACCTGCCCGGCACCGGAGGACATTCTCCGGCCGAGGGATTCGCGATGGAAGGCGCACCGACCGGCGCGCAGCTGCCGGGCGTTGCGCTCGCGGCTCTTGCGACGCTCTGCCTGGGAGTCGTGCTGGGCCCGGAAGCGCCGTTGATCGCTCTCGGAGCCGGTCTCGGCGCGCTCACGGTCAGGCTGGTGAAGCGCGATGCCCCGCCCAGGACGCAGACGATGATGGCAGCCGCGGGCAGCTTTGCCGCCATCAGCACGCTCCTCGGCTCACCCCTGACCGGCGCGTTCCTGCTCATGGAAGCCTCCGGACTCGGCGGCGCGACGCTCGGACTGGTCCTGGTGCCCGGACTGCTGGCCGCGGGGATCGGCTCGCTCGTCTTCATCGGCCTCAACGCCTGGACGGGCCTCGGCACCTTCTCGCTGTCGCTCGCGGGGCTCCCCGCCGCCGAGTCGCCGACCGGCGTGCAGTTCCTCTGGGCCATCGTGATCGGCCTGCTGGCGGTTCCCGTGGGTGCCGGCATCCGCTGGCTCGGCGTGACGCTGCGCCCGATCGTCGAGAAGCGGATGCTGCTGCTCACGCCGGTCGCCGGTCTCGCGATCGCCGCCCTCGCGATCGTCTACGCACTCATCACCGGCGAGAGCCCCTCGGACATCCTGTTCTCCGGCCAGGACGCGCTCGGCCCGTTCATCACGGATGTTCCGAACTACACGATCGGTGCCCTGGTGCTGCTCATCGTGTGCAAGGGAATCGCGTACGGCATCTCACTCAGCAGCTTCCGCGGGGGGCCGACGTTCCCCGCCCTGTTCATCGGAGCCGTGGGCGGGGCCGCGTTGTCGCACCTCCCGGGCCTGCCCATGATCGCGGGCGTGGCCATGGGCATCGGCGCGATGTGCGTCGTCATGCTGAAGCTCCCGCTCACCTCGGTGCTCCTGGCCACCCTGATCCTGGCATCCGACGGGCTCATGCTCATGCCGCTCGTCATCGTCGCGGTGGTCGTGGCGCACGTCGCGTCCGCCCGATTCACGCCCGCGCGCGAGAAGCTCGAACTGGCGCCCATCCCCGAGCAGGGGAAGGGCGCCAGTTCGACGCGACTCACTTGA
- a CDS encoding alpha-galactosidase, whose protein sequence is MEPLPSNAKDAARVVHLRRAGTSVVVDVSAMPRIIHWGTELSGSTAESLASLSVADRPQRVSGGLDETPRLGLISTPADGWLGTPTVEGHRTGTAFSARFDLVDVQSDDDHAQITLMDDEARLSAQLELKVGSGGLFHQRLRLRNAGETAYTVQSMLLAFPVPWDATELLDTTGHHLRERSPQRRELTFGTHLRESRRGRPGADATLLLAAGRPGFGFESGSVHGIHVAWSGNHRVLAERVVTGEAFLAAGELLAAGEAVLEPGESLTSPWVIGSWGDGLSELSRRFHDEWRRRLAHPRRPRPVTLNTWEAVYFDHSLDKLTGLADAAAGVGVDRFVLDDGWFLGRRDDRAGLGDWFVDEGIWPDGLHPLVDHVRALGMEFGLWVEPEMINPDSDLARRHPDWILRGRMGLPPSARHQQVLDLAHPDAYRYIAARLHALLDEYPIAYLKWDHNRDLVDAGSGPQGVPRVHAQTLALYRLLDELKDSHPGLEIESCASGGARVDLGILDRTDRIWTSDSLDPLERLVNQQYTGLVVPPEMMGMHLTTPVVHSSGRTVDVGLSAAVALFGHFGIEWDLTATDDETRSTIARWVALAKRLRPLIANGRMVHADGADPAIDVRGMVAEDAASAVFTITQTASSPAYPPGRIRLPGLDDVRAYRVRLLESAPNAGQSPLEWSQRDTILTGRELGVVGIRPPVQLPQHATVVELTAVV, encoded by the coding sequence GTGGAGCCTCTGCCATCGAATGCCAAGGATGCGGCGCGCGTCGTGCATCTGCGACGAGCCGGTACCAGCGTGGTCGTGGACGTCTCGGCGATGCCCAGGATCATCCATTGGGGCACGGAACTGAGCGGTTCGACAGCGGAGTCGCTCGCATCGCTCAGCGTCGCCGATCGTCCGCAGCGCGTTTCGGGCGGGTTGGATGAGACGCCCCGCCTCGGTCTGATCTCGACTCCCGCCGACGGGTGGCTGGGCACACCCACCGTCGAGGGCCATCGCACCGGCACGGCCTTCAGTGCGCGCTTCGATCTCGTCGATGTGCAGTCGGATGACGACCACGCCCAGATCACCCTGATGGACGATGAGGCGCGACTGAGTGCCCAGCTCGAGCTGAAGGTCGGCTCGGGCGGACTCTTCCACCAGCGACTGCGGCTGCGTAATGCGGGCGAGACGGCGTACACCGTGCAGTCGATGCTGCTCGCGTTCCCGGTGCCGTGGGATGCGACCGAGTTACTGGACACGACCGGGCACCACCTGCGCGAGCGGTCGCCGCAGCGGCGGGAGCTCACCTTCGGCACGCACCTGCGCGAAAGCCGGCGTGGCAGACCCGGTGCCGACGCGACGCTCCTGCTCGCCGCGGGTCGCCCGGGGTTCGGATTCGAATCGGGATCGGTGCACGGCATCCACGTCGCGTGGAGCGGGAATCACCGGGTGCTCGCCGAGCGGGTCGTGACGGGCGAGGCATTCCTCGCGGCCGGCGAACTGCTCGCCGCCGGCGAAGCGGTGCTCGAGCCGGGCGAGTCGCTGACGTCGCCGTGGGTGATCGGCTCGTGGGGAGACGGGCTTTCCGAACTGTCCCGCCGGTTCCACGACGAATGGCGACGCCGCCTCGCGCACCCGCGTCGCCCCCGCCCGGTGACTCTCAACACGTGGGAGGCCGTCTACTTCGACCACAGCCTCGACAAGCTCACGGGGCTCGCGGACGCGGCGGCCGGGGTCGGTGTGGACCGCTTCGTCCTCGACGACGGGTGGTTCCTGGGCAGGCGGGACGACCGCGCAGGGCTCGGCGACTGGTTCGTCGACGAGGGGATCTGGCCGGACGGGCTGCATCCCCTGGTGGACCACGTTCGAGCGCTGGGAATGGAGTTCGGGCTGTGGGTGGAGCCCGAGATGATCAATCCCGACAGCGACTTGGCGCGCCGGCATCCGGACTGGATCCTCCGCGGCCGCATGGGACTGCCTCCCTCTGCGCGCCATCAGCAGGTGCTCGACCTCGCCCATCCCGACGCGTACCGCTACATCGCCGCGCGGCTGCACGCGCTTCTCGACGAGTACCCGATCGCCTACCTCAAGTGGGACCACAACCGCGATCTGGTCGACGCGGGAAGCGGCCCGCAGGGCGTCCCGCGCGTACACGCTCAGACACTCGCCCTCTACCGGCTGCTGGACGAGCTGAAGGACTCGCATCCCGGCCTCGAGATCGAGAGCTGCGCGTCGGGCGGTGCCCGGGTCGACCTCGGGATCCTCGATCGCACCGACCGCATCTGGACGAGCGACAGCCTCGACCCGCTGGAACGGCTCGTGAACCAGCAGTACACGGGCCTGGTGGTGCCGCCCGAGATGATGGGAATGCACCTCACGACGCCGGTGGTGCATTCGTCGGGACGAACCGTCGACGTCGGGCTGAGTGCGGCGGTGGCCCTGTTCGGCCACTTCGGGATCGAATGGGATCTGACCGCCACCGATGACGAGACCCGCTCGACGATCGCCCGATGGGTCGCCCTGGCAAAGCGCCTTCGGCCGTTGATCGCGAACGGTCGGATGGTGCACGCCGACGGGGCCGATCCGGCCATCGATGTGCGCGGCATGGTCGCGGAGGATGCGGCATCCGCCGTCTTCACCATCACGCAGACGGCGTCCTCGCCCGCCTATCCGCCGGGGCGGATCCGGTTGCCCGGACTCGACGACGTCCGCGCGTACCGTGTGCGCCTTCTCGAGTCCGCGCCGAACGCAGGACAGTCCCCGCTCGAGTGGAGCCAACGCGACACGATCCTCACCGGGCGCGAGCTCGGCGTCGTCGGAATCCGCCCGCCCGTCCAGCTTCCCCAGCACGCCACCGTCGTCGAACTGACCGCGGTGGTCTGA
- a CDS encoding DNA-binding response regulator, with translation MLSSSAGRPVTVALVDDYDVVLKGLAHLFDEYRDRVVVAEIDANAELVQPVDVVLYDSFAQPESDHQQIADLMKNPRARRVVVYTWNLQPELIDSARRLGVHGYLSKTLPAAELVAAIEAVHAGETVITDRRGRAPSAPGLDWPGRLEGITDRESEILALITQGMSNADVARLTYLSPNTVKSYIRSVYRKIGATSRVEAVLYGIRHGFEPDVHRIDHWLGGP, from the coding sequence ATGCTCTCATCTTCGGCCGGTCGACCGGTCACCGTTGCCCTGGTGGATGATTACGACGTCGTCCTCAAAGGTCTGGCCCATCTGTTCGATGAGTATCGCGACCGCGTGGTGGTCGCCGAGATCGATGCGAACGCCGAACTGGTGCAGCCCGTGGATGTCGTCCTCTACGACTCGTTCGCGCAGCCCGAGTCGGATCACCAGCAGATCGCCGACCTGATGAAGAACCCCCGCGCGCGCCGGGTCGTGGTCTACACCTGGAACCTGCAGCCCGAACTCATCGACTCGGCCCGCCGACTCGGTGTCCACGGCTATCTCTCCAAGACGCTTCCCGCGGCCGAGCTCGTGGCCGCGATCGAAGCCGTCCACGCCGGCGAAACGGTCATCACCGATCGTCGTGGCCGGGCACCCAGTGCCCCAGGACTGGACTGGCCGGGGCGACTCGAGGGGATCACGGACCGCGAGTCCGAGATCCTCGCGCTGATCACCCAGGGGATGAGCAACGCGGATGTGGCCCGACTGACCTACCTCAGCCCCAACACGGTCAAGTCCTACATCCGCTCGGTGTACCGGAAGATCGGCGCGACGAGTCGCGTCGAGGCAGTCCTTTACGGCATCCGCCACGGGTTCGAGCCCGACGTGCATCGCATCGACCACTGGCTCGGCGGGCCCTGA
- a CDS encoding carbohydrate ABC transporter permease — protein sequence MTTATNVAPQLEQDVDALTTSNRRRRVSDRSDDTRKTNWWATALIAVCSLTVLIPLYLAVVVALKTPAQLSEGTGFEWPNPIRWENFPEAWERTNFPQALANTALITVGAVVFTLLTSSIVAYAIARNIHRPFFKGVFFYFLAALFIPFPIIMLPLVKQTAILGLDNQAGMIILYTIYGLSLNIFIYTAYIRSIPIELEEAARMDGASTWRVFWSVIFPLLMPMNATVGILTCAWAWNDFIMPLVVLTDPSARTLPLAQYVFQGQFNTDYTVAFASYLMAMAPLLIVYIFSQRWVISGVTRGSIK from the coding sequence ATGACTACCGCAACGAACGTCGCTCCACAGCTCGAGCAGGATGTCGACGCCCTCACGACGAGCAATCGCCGCCGGCGTGTGAGCGACCGCAGCGACGACACCCGCAAGACCAATTGGTGGGCCACGGCGCTGATCGCCGTGTGCTCGCTCACGGTGCTGATCCCGCTCTACCTCGCGGTCGTGGTCGCGCTGAAGACTCCGGCCCAGCTGAGTGAAGGCACCGGATTCGAGTGGCCCAACCCGATCCGCTGGGAGAACTTCCCCGAGGCCTGGGAGCGGACGAACTTCCCGCAGGCGCTCGCGAACACGGCGCTCATCACGGTCGGTGCGGTCGTCTTCACCCTGCTCACGAGCTCGATCGTCGCGTACGCCATCGCCCGCAACATCCACCGGCCGTTCTTCAAGGGAGTGTTCTTCTACTTCCTCGCGGCGCTGTTCATTCCGTTCCCGATCATCATGCTGCCGCTGGTGAAGCAGACCGCGATCCTGGGGCTGGACAACCAGGCCGGCATGATCATCCTGTACACGATCTACGGCCTGTCGCTGAACATCTTCATCTACACCGCCTACATCCGCTCGATCCCGATCGAGCTCGAGGAAGCGGCGCGGATGGATGGAGCATCGACCTGGCGCGTGTTCTGGTCGGTGATCTTCCCGCTCCTCATGCCGATGAACGCCACGGTCGGCATCCTCACGTGCGCGTGGGCCTGGAACGATTTCATCATGCCGCTCGTGGTGCTGACCGATCCCTCGGCGCGGACCCTGCCGCTGGCGCAGTACGTCTTCCAGGGGCAGTTCAACACCGACTACACAGTGGCGTTCGCGTCATATCTGATGGCGATGGCGCCCTTGCTGATCGTCTACATCTTCTCGCAGCGGTGGGTGATCTCGGGCGTCACCCGAGGCTCCATCAAGTGA
- a CDS encoding ATP-dependent DNA ligase, whose amino-acid sequence MGKFIYGAVVNTFDVDDRTLAHLRVVIMNKLRRSESFMFDLTMSDGSGSRSFWMGPSIPIQFQFFGGRNPRINRAWVEELMGAANGPRGLWITPEPAEPVSARSELLRA is encoded by the coding sequence GTGGGCAAATTCATCTACGGCGCGGTGGTCAACACCTTCGACGTCGACGACCGGACGCTGGCGCACCTTCGAGTGGTGATCATGAACAAGCTGCGACGCTCGGAGTCGTTCATGTTCGACCTCACCATGAGTGACGGAAGCGGAAGCCGCAGCTTCTGGATGGGCCCGTCCATCCCCATCCAGTTCCAGTTCTTCGGGGGTCGCAACCCGCGGATCAACCGCGCGTGGGTCGAGGAGCTGATGGGGGCCGCGAACGGTCCTCGGGGGCTCTGGATCACCCCCGAGCCCGCGGAACCGGTCAGCGCCCGCAGCGAACTGCTGCGGGCCTGA
- a CDS encoding ABC transporter substrate-binding protein: MSSRTRSIRMAAAAVTAVGVIAALSGCASGSGSGVTTLNFFQFKGEALEDFNKIIADFEAENPDIKVVQNQVADADTIIRTLLVKDKAPDVITLNANGGFGKLAQSGVFYDFSEEPVLQTINPAVQDILANLGNKEGEVNGLGYVNNANGVIYNQDIFEQQGLEVPETWDEFIAVCDALKDAGITPFYGTLADSWTGLPSFNALGAYPSQGDFWDQMRAEGENVGPDSEVSFQKDFPEALDQQYELYSNYMQEGYRGKTYDDGNAAFANGEVAMLLQGIWATNPIKQINPDIRAGIFPYPATNDPGDRLLVSGVDVVVTMGKNTPHKEEAMRFIDYMFEKGVIEDFAASQNMVPSVEGATLGDDPALQSVKPYFDEGKITGFIDHQIPPSIPLAAIIQQFLFNGDTDAALATLDSEWAKVAARTIPVTGD; this comes from the coding sequence ATGTCGAGCAGAACACGATCGATCAGGATGGCCGCGGCCGCCGTAACGGCGGTGGGGGTGATCGCCGCCCTCAGCGGATGCGCATCAGGGAGCGGCTCCGGCGTCACGACGCTGAACTTCTTCCAGTTCAAGGGAGAGGCACTCGAGGATTTCAACAAGATCATCGCCGACTTCGAGGCCGAGAACCCCGACATCAAGGTGGTGCAGAACCAGGTCGCGGATGCCGACACGATCATCCGCACCCTCCTCGTGAAGGACAAGGCCCCGGACGTCATCACCCTCAACGCCAACGGCGGGTTCGGCAAGCTCGCCCAGTCGGGGGTGTTCTACGACTTCTCCGAGGAGCCGGTGCTGCAGACGATCAACCCGGCCGTGCAGGACATCCTCGCGAACCTGGGCAACAAGGAGGGCGAGGTCAACGGCCTCGGCTATGTCAACAACGCCAACGGCGTCATCTACAACCAGGACATCTTCGAGCAGCAGGGACTCGAGGTCCCCGAGACGTGGGACGAGTTCATCGCGGTCTGCGATGCGCTGAAGGATGCCGGCATCACCCCCTTCTACGGCACGCTCGCCGATTCGTGGACCGGGCTGCCGTCGTTCAATGCGCTGGGCGCGTACCCATCGCAGGGCGACTTCTGGGATCAGATGCGCGCCGAGGGTGAGAACGTCGGGCCCGACTCGGAGGTGTCGTTCCAGAAGGACTTCCCCGAGGCGCTCGACCAGCAGTACGAGCTGTACTCGAACTACATGCAGGAGGGCTACCGCGGCAAGACCTACGACGACGGCAACGCCGCCTTCGCGAACGGCGAAGTGGCGATGCTGCTGCAGGGCATCTGGGCGACGAACCCGATCAAGCAGATCAATCCCGACATCCGGGCAGGGATCTTCCCCTATCCGGCCACGAACGATCCCGGCGATCGGCTGCTCGTCTCGGGCGTGGACGTCGTGGTGACGATGGGCAAGAACACGCCGCACAAGGAAGAGGCGATGCGCTTCATCGACTACATGTTCGAGAAGGGCGTGATCGAGGACTTCGCCGCATCGCAGAACATGGTGCCGTCGGTCGAGGGTGCGACGCTCGGCGACGATCCGGCGCTTCAGTCGGTCAAGCCCTACTTCGACGAGGGCAAGATCACCGGCTTCATCGACCATCAGATCCCGCCCAGCATCCCGCTGGCGGCGATCATCCAGCAGTTCCTCTTCAACGGCGACACGGATGCAGCGCTCGCCACCCTCGACAGCGAGTGGGCAAAGGTCGCCGCTCGCACCATCCCCGTGACAGGAGACTGA
- a CDS encoding methylenetetrahydrofolate reductase, whose product MTGKDVPALEAARDVIPPGTKVNVTFLGNEDLEMRVAAARAVKEMGLIPVPHISARRLSSQDQLEEFLGRLHEVGATEHVFAVGGDPAEPEGPYPDALSIIRSGLLPEYGVHEVSIAGYPEGHPDIETDVLWRHLADKSAALQEQGLDAVILTQFAFDTDPVTTWIKAVRDRGIGTQIRVGTPGPAGIKRLLGFARRFGIGANAMIVKKYGFSLTNLMGTAGPDRFVTDLSALLAADAAAGDVRLHFYTFGGLRATAEWARGYIAAQD is encoded by the coding sequence ATGACCGGCAAGGATGTGCCGGCACTCGAGGCGGCGCGGGACGTGATCCCCCCCGGTACGAAGGTGAACGTCACGTTCCTCGGCAACGAGGACCTGGAGATGCGGGTTGCGGCAGCGAGGGCCGTCAAGGAGATGGGCCTCATCCCGGTTCCGCACATCTCGGCGCGCCGGCTCTCGTCGCAGGACCAGCTCGAGGAGTTCCTGGGTCGCCTTCACGAGGTCGGCGCGACCGAGCACGTGTTCGCGGTCGGCGGCGATCCGGCCGAGCCCGAAGGTCCCTATCCGGACGCGCTCTCGATCATCCGCAGCGGTCTGCTTCCCGAATACGGCGTCCACGAGGTGTCGATCGCCGGCTACCCCGAAGGCCACCCCGACATCGAGACCGATGTGCTGTGGCGGCACCTCGCAGACAAGTCAGCGGCCCTTCAGGAGCAGGGGCTGGATGCCGTCATCCTGACCCAGTTCGCGTTCGACACCGATCCGGTGACCACCTGGATCAAGGCGGTGCGCGACCGCGGGATCGGCACGCAGATCCGGGTCGGCACGCCGGGCCCCGCGGGCATCAAGCGTCTGCTCGGCTTCGCGCGTCGCTTCGGAATCGGCGCCAATGCCATGATCGTGAAGAAGTACGGATTCTCACTGACCAACCTGATGGGCACCGCCGGCCCTGACCGGTTCGTGACCGACCTCTCGGCACTCCTCGCCGCGGATGCCGCGGCGGGCGACGTCCGACTCCACTTCTACACATTCGGCGGCCTGCGTGCCACGGCGGAATGGGCACGCGGGTATATCGCCGCACAGGACTGA